A single window of Leptospira dzoumogneensis DNA harbors:
- a CDS encoding MinD/ParA family protein, with protein sequence MDQATQLRKLTEGNTSLKLVSSTKPMTKIIAIASGKGGVGKSTISVNLAISMAKAGQKVLVFDGDLGLANVNVILGIIPKYNLYHVVKGHKSLKDIIIQAPEGVDIIAGASGYSQLANLNDTQRNNLIKGFADLDSYDYMIIDTGAGISSNVIGLTLPADDVIVVTTPEPTAITDSYGLIKAIVSQSRDKNLKMVVNRVRSAIEGKKVADRVIDISGQFLEVRVENLGFIFQDDEVEKSIREQKPYIIHSPKSKAAACLNRITYSLLNQEMDNLDDSGITGFFRKFFNFVDVREKQQSEEE encoded by the coding sequence ATGGACCAAGCGACTCAGTTGCGGAAACTTACCGAGGGTAATACGAGTTTGAAACTCGTGTCTTCAACCAAACCTATGACTAAGATTATAGCGATCGCTTCCGGAAAGGGTGGGGTCGGTAAAAGTACTATCTCCGTAAACCTTGCCATCTCCATGGCAAAGGCAGGACAGAAGGTCCTAGTATTCGACGGAGATCTAGGACTCGCTAACGTGAATGTGATCTTAGGGATCATCCCTAAATACAATTTATATCACGTAGTCAAGGGACATAAAAGTTTAAAGGATATTATCATCCAAGCTCCGGAAGGAGTGGATATCATCGCGGGCGCTAGCGGTTATTCACAACTCGCGAACCTGAACGATACCCAAAGAAATAATTTGATCAAAGGATTCGCCGATCTGGATTCTTATGATTATATGATCATAGACACAGGAGCAGGGATCAGTTCTAACGTGATCGGACTCACACTTCCTGCGGATGATGTGATCGTAGTTACTACACCGGAGCCTACCGCAATCACGGACTCTTATGGACTGATCAAAGCGATCGTTTCCCAAAGCAGAGATAAAAATCTAAAGATGGTGGTGAACCGTGTACGTTCCGCTATCGAAGGGAAAAAAGTAGCGGATCGTGTGATCGATATCTCAGGTCAGTTCTTAGAAGTTCGGGTCGAAAATTTAGGATTCATCTTCCAAGACGACGAGGTGGAAAAAAGTATCCGGGAACAAAAACCGTATATCATCCATTCGCCTAAGAGCAAGGCAGCAGCTTGTTTGAATCGGATCACATATTCTCTACTCAACCAAGAAATGGATAATTTAGATGATTCCGGGATCACCGGATTCTTCCGTAAGTTTTTCAATTTTGTGGATGTGAGAGAAAAACAACAGAGCGAGGAAGAGTGA
- the flhF gene encoding flagellar biosynthesis protein FlhF, with protein sequence MDFAKIRGKDLQDCLMQMKMKYGPEAHVIEHRILTEGGVFGTGLMARKVVEIQVGIPEKASSREKVEKKLQDLKELLKQKSTLGSEKRRSLEELPSWEERTSRPSRASSLPKELIEVTSEAIESEENLGLSFSKEFEPKISRKVRKEQDSNILKMRDKLVKEGMSEAYAEEIISQAEQRLSPLDRSRTVAVQEKIVEVLSERVQVEPDIFKGTRRGQRKVVFFVGPTGSGKTTSIAKLAAKYHLHMGKSVSLYTTDNYRIAAIEQLKRYADTMEMPFYAVKDLKRFQETLARDGSELILIDTAGYSHRNVDQLSKMYGYLSAFGERDNVENILVLSATSSYHHTHSVMKAYEPLGFRRILLTKLDEAEFLGGFLELADTLNKGFTHLSVGQEVPFDMIPAEKHQLAECAVNPEKLIEIRGEVFSA encoded by the coding sequence ATGGATTTCGCAAAGATTAGGGGCAAGGATCTACAGGACTGCCTAATGCAGATGAAGATGAAATATGGCCCGGAAGCCCATGTCATCGAACATAGGATTTTGACCGAAGGCGGGGTTTTCGGGACTGGACTTATGGCCCGCAAGGTTGTGGAGATCCAAGTTGGAATTCCTGAAAAGGCAAGTTCCAGAGAGAAGGTGGAGAAAAAACTCCAAGACCTAAAAGAACTACTCAAACAAAAGTCCACTCTTGGATCCGAAAAAAGAAGAAGCCTAGAAGAATTGCCTAGCTGGGAAGAAAGAACTTCTCGCCCAAGCAGAGCTTCTTCTTTGCCGAAAGAACTGATAGAAGTCACTTCCGAAGCGATAGAATCCGAAGAGAATTTAGGACTTTCTTTCTCCAAAGAATTCGAGCCTAAAATTTCCAGAAAGGTCCGTAAAGAGCAGGATTCCAATATCCTTAAAATGAGGGATAAGCTTGTCAAAGAAGGAATGAGCGAGGCTTATGCGGAAGAAATTATTTCCCAAGCGGAGCAGAGACTTTCTCCTTTGGATCGTTCCCGGACAGTTGCAGTTCAGGAAAAAATTGTAGAGGTTCTTTCCGAAAGAGTGCAGGTGGAACCGGACATTTTTAAAGGAACCAGAAGAGGACAAAGAAAAGTGGTTTTCTTTGTGGGACCTACAGGCAGCGGAAAAACAACTAGCATCGCAAAACTAGCCGCTAAGTACCATCTTCATATGGGAAAATCAGTGTCTCTTTACACGACTGACAACTATAGGATCGCTGCGATCGAGCAGTTAAAACGCTACGCAGATACCATGGAAATGCCTTTTTATGCCGTAAAAGATCTGAAACGTTTTCAGGAGACCCTGGCAAGAGACGGATCGGAACTGATCTTAATAGATACTGCGGGTTACAGCCATCGCAATGTGGACCAGCTTAGTAAAATGTACGGATACCTTTCCGCTTTCGGAGAAAGGGACAACGTAGAAAATATCCTTGTATTATCCGCCACATCTTCGTATCATCACACCCACTCCGTAATGAAAGCCTACGAACCCCTTGGTTTCCGTAGAATTTTATTAACTAAACTGGACGAAGCGGAATTTTTGGGTGGATTTCTGGAACTAGCCGATACACTTAATAAGGGTTTTACCCATTTAAGTGTTGGCCAAGAAGTTCCCTTCGATATGATCCCAGCGGAAAAACACCAACTCGCTGAATGCGCAGTAAATCCGGAAAAACTCATCGAGATCCGTGGAGAAGTATTCTCCGCTTAA
- a CDS encoding flagellar biosynthesis protein FlhA: MDKKWYTQSDFILGAGAVAVVGMLVVPLPGFILDILILFSLALSLLIVLTSLSIKEPAEFSIFPSLLLITTIYRLALNVSTTRQILSKGPAVNSAIIDAFGSFIVGSESGLSKYVVGFIIFLILVIVQVLVITKGATRISEVAARFTLDALPGKQMAIDMELSTGNINEAEARKRRKKIEAEVDFYGSMDGASKFVQGDVRAGLIITGINLIGGVIIGASIRGESFIAAVETYGKFTIGDGLVSQIPALLTTVATGIIVTRSGSESDLAKQFKTQLFANSKVLYVVAASMGLGSFIPGLPFIPMVLLAGGLAYLAYSLERTVQEQLEVLEKKEKEAVGDRKPRDYYDELRIEPIEIEFGYHLVPLVDATQGGTLMDQISNLRGKFARESGIVIPPIRILDNLEIPPDQFTIKINGVEVGSSTIRPEKLMAMPSAESQDLSSIEGESFMEPAYGRTAKWISADSKGDAESKGFIVVDSSTVIITYLRELLATHASSLLGREEVKKLLDHYRSQYPTLIQELEADKPGNLGMLQQVLQNLLREGLGIRNLVPILETVANKMGKYPNPYVLTEFVRQSISNTIVKDYMVDGKLQVIVVEGRVLDRLNKSLAQDRLEGRDILVLPPDFQRRLLESVADMNRKVQEGRGFPIYVVNREVRMPFAYFLAKEFPPRNFAVLALEEVHSSVPTVIAGELRIAQAQAAEPAEVV, translated from the coding sequence ATGGATAAGAAATGGTATACACAATCCGACTTCATCCTGGGTGCGGGAGCGGTAGCTGTCGTCGGGATGTTAGTCGTTCCATTACCGGGATTTATTTTAGACATTCTGATCTTATTCAGCTTGGCATTAAGTTTACTCATCGTTTTGACTTCTTTGTCTATCAAGGAGCCGGCTGAATTCTCTATTTTTCCTAGCTTATTATTGATCACAACGATCTATCGATTGGCTCTGAACGTTTCTACAACCAGACAAATTTTGTCGAAAGGTCCTGCGGTAAATAGTGCGATCATCGACGCATTCGGTTCCTTTATAGTGGGAAGTGAATCCGGTTTAAGTAAGTATGTAGTTGGATTTATTATCTTCTTAATTTTAGTGATCGTTCAGGTGCTTGTGATCACTAAAGGTGCGACCCGTATCTCCGAAGTGGCAGCAAGGTTCACGTTGGATGCATTGCCTGGTAAACAAATGGCAATCGATATGGAACTTTCTACCGGGAACATAAACGAGGCAGAAGCCCGAAAACGTAGAAAGAAGATAGAAGCAGAAGTGGACTTTTACGGTTCCATGGATGGAGCGAGTAAATTCGTGCAAGGGGACGTGAGAGCAGGGCTGATCATCACAGGGATCAACCTGATCGGTGGAGTTATCATCGGTGCAAGTATCCGAGGTGAATCTTTCATAGCTGCAGTCGAAACTTACGGAAAATTCACCATTGGTGACGGACTTGTTTCCCAGATCCCTGCGCTTCTCACTACAGTCGCTACAGGTATCATAGTTACTCGTTCAGGTTCCGAATCGGATCTCGCAAAACAATTTAAGACGCAGCTATTTGCAAACTCCAAGGTATTGTATGTAGTCGCCGCCTCTATGGGGCTCGGTTCATTTATTCCCGGGTTACCTTTTATCCCGATGGTACTTCTTGCGGGAGGACTTGCATATCTAGCTTACTCACTTGAAAGAACAGTCCAAGAACAGCTAGAGGTTTTGGAGAAGAAGGAAAAAGAGGCCGTCGGAGACCGCAAACCTAGAGACTATTACGACGAACTTAGGATCGAGCCTATCGAGATAGAATTCGGTTATCATTTGGTACCACTCGTGGACGCTACTCAAGGCGGAACATTGATGGACCAAATTTCCAATTTAAGGGGAAAATTCGCTCGTGAAAGCGGGATCGTTATTCCTCCGATCCGTATATTAGATAATTTGGAAATACCTCCGGATCAATTCACGATCAAGATCAATGGAGTGGAAGTAGGCTCCAGTACAATCCGTCCTGAAAAACTAATGGCAATGCCTTCCGCGGAAAGCCAGGATCTTTCTTCTATCGAAGGAGAATCTTTCATGGAACCTGCTTATGGGAGGACCGCGAAATGGATCTCTGCGGATTCGAAAGGAGATGCGGAGTCCAAAGGTTTTATCGTGGTGGACTCTTCTACCGTAATCATCACATATTTGAGAGAATTACTTGCGACTCACGCTTCCAGTTTGCTCGGAAGAGAAGAAGTCAAAAAACTTTTGGATCATTACAGATCTCAGTATCCGACACTTATCCAAGAATTGGAAGCGGACAAACCGGGGAATTTGGGAATGTTGCAGCAAGTACTTCAGAATCTTCTCAGAGAAGGTTTGGGGATCCGCAATCTTGTCCCAATTTTGGAAACAGTTGCAAACAAGATGGGCAAGTATCCGAACCCATATGTTCTTACGGAATTCGTAAGACAATCTATCTCCAATACGATCGTAAAAGATTATATGGTGGATGGAAAATTACAAGTCATCGTGGTAGAAGGCCGGGTGCTCGACAGATTGAACAAGTCTCTGGCACAGGATCGTTTGGAAGGAAGGGATATTTTGGTACTTCCTCCGGATTTCCAAAGAAGACTTTTGGAATCAGTAGCGGATATGAACCGCAAAGTCCAAGAAGGAAGAGGATTCCCGATCTACGTGGTGAACAGAGAAGTAAGAATGCCTTTCGCTTATTTTTTAGCGAAAGAATTCCCGCCTAGGAACTTCGCGGTTCTTGCATTGGAAGAAGTTCATTCATCCGTTCCGACGGTAATCGCAGGCGAACTTAGGATTGCACAAGCCCAGGCGGCGGAACCCGCGGAAGTGGTTTAG
- a CDS encoding EscU/YscU/HrcU family type III secretion system export apparatus switch protein: MLEFLHATPRPQPAAVPFRINLQLFAAEDEGRTQPASERRRREEREKGNVPKSPEVASAIVLLAGIVLMYLMGEYFFMRSYYLLRKYFFGIRSANVVSSETVSELLNNALVDITQLLLPLMGITVVAAIVGNVVQTGFLFAPRALAFNFGRIRPNFKKVLPNRQTLFSLGKSLVKVAAIAWVSYFVIEKDFFKILMLGNMGLEESVALITYTAFKIFIVVGILLLAISIGDYFFQRYEYEEALKMTPSESKREMKEQDGDPSLQARRRQMARDQIKKSKMLAEVPKADVVITNPTHFAVALEYKPNKHRAPVVIAKGVDDFALRIIRVAKANDIATVEDRPMARTLYDEVEIGQEVPAKFYTALSVIFTKLESFRRAFRNAS; encoded by the coding sequence ATGTTGGAATTCCTACACGCGACTCCACGCCCACAGCCCGCTGCTGTTCCTTTTCGGATCAACCTGCAATTATTCGCAGCGGAAGACGAAGGACGTACACAACCTGCCAGCGAAAGAAGAAGAAGGGAAGAAAGAGAAAAAGGAAACGTTCCTAAGAGCCCCGAAGTCGCATCCGCGATCGTTCTACTCGCAGGCATCGTTCTGATGTATCTCATGGGAGAATATTTTTTCATGAGATCCTATTATCTTTTGAGAAAATATTTTTTCGGAATACGTTCAGCGAATGTGGTTAGTTCCGAAACAGTAAGTGAACTTCTGAACAATGCTCTTGTGGATATTACGCAGCTGCTTCTTCCTTTAATGGGGATCACAGTGGTTGCTGCGATTGTTGGTAATGTTGTTCAAACTGGATTTTTATTCGCACCTCGTGCATTGGCTTTCAATTTCGGAAGGATACGTCCTAATTTCAAAAAGGTACTTCCGAATCGCCAGACATTATTCAGCTTAGGTAAGTCCTTAGTCAAAGTAGCCGCGATCGCTTGGGTTTCCTATTTTGTTATAGAGAAGGACTTCTTCAAGATACTCATGCTCGGGAATATGGGGCTCGAAGAATCGGTAGCATTAATCACTTACACTGCATTCAAAATTTTTATAGTAGTAGGTATACTACTTCTCGCGATCAGTATCGGGGATTACTTCTTCCAAAGATACGAATACGAAGAAGCACTCAAAATGACTCCTTCCGAATCCAAAAGAGAGATGAAGGAACAGGACGGGGACCCTTCTTTACAAGCCAGAAGAAGACAAATGGCCAGAGACCAGATCAAAAAGAGCAAGATGCTGGCAGAAGTTCCCAAAGCGGACGTGGTCATTACCAACCCGACCCACTTTGCGGTGGCATTAGAGTATAAACCGAACAAACACAGAGCGCCTGTCGTGATCGCAAAGGGTGTCGACGATTTCGCATTACGTATTATCCGGGTGGCAAAGGCGAACGATATCGCAACAGTCGAAGACCGCCCAATGGCAAGGACACTTTATGACGAGGTGGAGATTGGACAGGAAGTTCCTGCTAAATTCTATACCGCCCTAAGTGTGATCTTTACGAAACTCGAATCTTTCCGGAGAGCGTTCCGAAACGCTTCTTAA
- the fliR gene encoding flagellar biosynthetic protein FliR → MEYFVGNFQVFLLILARIVGLLSVAPVFSFASITFAQRMTLGFLISVILFPVSAGFVPPIPGNMTDYGLIVMAEVLIGVLMGFLVSLVFSSFQMAGEFFNVQLGFGYAEILDPISQTSLPVISTLKNMLGMLLFLSLGAYRFLFESLVYSFEKVQVLKLVPEIQDGLYKAMEEAIGAMFLVAFKISLPILGVLFLVTVSEALMGKAAPQLNILQLSFPIKIAIGLVVMILIVPFLITQMDNAFQLSFEKMNLMLKGWPN, encoded by the coding sequence ATGGAATACTTTGTAGGAAATTTCCAAGTGTTTCTTCTGATCCTGGCAAGGATCGTGGGGCTTCTATCCGTGGCTCCTGTGTTCTCCTTTGCTTCCATCACTTTTGCGCAAAGGATGACTCTTGGTTTTCTGATCTCCGTAATTTTATTTCCTGTAAGTGCAGGTTTTGTTCCTCCGATCCCGGGCAATATGACTGATTACGGTTTAATCGTGATGGCTGAGGTATTGATCGGTGTGCTAATGGGATTTTTAGTGAGTTTGGTATTCTCTTCCTTCCAAATGGCGGGAGAATTTTTTAACGTCCAACTTGGTTTCGGTTACGCTGAGATCTTGGATCCTATCTCTCAAACAAGTCTTCCTGTGATCAGTACTCTTAAGAATATGTTGGGTATGCTTCTGTTCCTCTCACTCGGAGCTTACCGTTTTCTATTCGAAAGTTTGGTATATTCATTCGAGAAGGTGCAGGTTTTGAAACTTGTGCCAGAGATCCAAGACGGTCTTTACAAGGCGATGGAAGAGGCGATCGGTGCTATGTTCCTGGTGGCTTTCAAAATTTCCCTGCCGATTCTTGGAGTTCTATTCTTAGTTACTGTTTCGGAAGCTTTGATGGGCAAAGCCGCTCCTCAGTTGAATATTCTACAGCTTAGCTTTCCCATCAAGATCGCGATCGGTCTTGTAGTTATGATCCTGATTGTTCCTTTTTTGATCACTCAGATGGACAATGCATTCCAACTTTCTTTCGAGAAGATGAACCTAATGCTGAAAGGATGGCCGAACTAA
- the fliQ gene encoding flagellar biosynthesis protein FliQ: MTEVDAITLIRDALFVTLKLSSPILLTAMVVGLIIGILQTTTSIQEPTIAFVPKLLSIFAVIVIFAGWMLQTMTDYTRDLFLMIEKF, translated from the coding sequence ATGACGGAAGTAGATGCAATCACTCTGATCAGAGACGCATTGTTTGTGACTCTGAAACTTTCTTCTCCCATCCTGCTGACTGCGATGGTGGTAGGGTTGATCATAGGTATTTTACAAACCACAACTTCTATCCAAGAGCCTACGATCGCTTTTGTTCCTAAATTATTATCCATTTTTGCAGTGATCGTGATCTTTGCGGGTTGGATGCTCCAGACAATGACTGATTATACCAGGGATCTTTTCCTGATGATAGAGAAGTTTTAG
- the fliP gene encoding flagellar type III secretion system pore protein FliP (The bacterial flagellar biogenesis protein FliP forms a type III secretion system (T3SS)-type pore required for flagellar assembly.) yields MRHKFIMWKILSGVLLFAVLIIAIPEDTFAQANAPRIPIPNLNINVNEAKGPRETSLSLMILFLVTILSLAPAIVMSLTSFTKIVIVLDFVRRALSIQNLPPNQVMVGLALFMTFFIMAPTLNIVYEKGLNPYMEGKIDTNEFFDKSMIPLREFMMRQIGTSGAKDVALFLKIGKVENVESFDDVPNYVLIPAFMLSEIKKAFWIGIIIFIPFIVVDLVVASALLSMGLNMLPPVMVSLPFKLILFVLVDGWNLIVYELVRSYK; encoded by the coding sequence ATGAGACATAAATTTATTATGTGGAAGATACTTTCGGGAGTCCTTCTTTTTGCCGTTTTGATAATTGCGATCCCCGAGGATACTTTCGCCCAAGCAAATGCGCCTAGGATCCCTATCCCAAATCTGAATATCAATGTGAACGAGGCAAAAGGTCCTAGAGAAACGAGTCTTTCTTTGATGATCCTTTTCTTGGTTACCATTCTTTCTTTGGCTCCTGCAATCGTGATGTCCCTGACTTCTTTCACTAAGATAGTGATCGTTCTGGATTTTGTGAGAAGGGCACTTTCTATCCAGAACCTTCCGCCTAATCAGGTAATGGTGGGCTTAGCGTTATTCATGACATTCTTTATCATGGCTCCCACCTTGAATATCGTGTATGAGAAAGGTCTGAATCCGTACATGGAAGGCAAGATAGATACAAACGAATTTTTTGATAAGTCCATGATCCCTCTTAGAGAATTTATGATGAGGCAGATCGGTACAAGCGGAGCCAAGGATGTGGCTCTATTTTTAAAGATCGGAAAAGTGGAGAATGTAGAATCATTCGACGATGTTCCGAATTATGTTCTTATTCCCGCGTTCATGCTTTCAGAGATAAAGAAGGCGTTTTGGATCGGGATTATCATATTTATTCCGTTTATCGTAGTGGATCTTGTGGTGGCTTCCGCACTTCTCTCCATGGGTTTGAATATGCTTCCTCCTGTGATGGTAAGTTTGCCGTTTAAATTGATCTTATTCGTTCTTGTGGATGGTTGGAATTTAATCGTCTACGAGCTCGTGAGGAGTTATAAATGA
- the fliO gene encoding flagellar biosynthetic protein FliO, whose amino-acid sequence MSRIFQTIHSFFSGFGSLALAFGVFCILSGIAGGLYSQGSEREQMDEVLKRELGTADKKAPESSAPSTPKQEEKKEAATESAPNPVEERYKPVSDGPSLAGILFRIVLVLGILCGAAYWVLRTLAKSREGSLPVRGEMNLLGSLNLGTNKQLQIVEVTGQIFVLGVADNGINLISEITDTETKARLQRMRDEFKPPEGGFLVTALEQLKDLNIRLTGKSEDEEQTLRQTPSERKEKQRKLKEKLDEIKKERNSLENGLFDLN is encoded by the coding sequence ATGAGCCGAATTTTTCAAACGATCCATTCGTTTTTTTCAGGATTCGGCTCCCTCGCTTTGGCGTTCGGAGTCTTTTGTATTTTATCGGGTATTGCCGGAGGATTATACTCCCAAGGTTCCGAAAGAGAACAAATGGACGAAGTTCTCAAGAGGGAATTGGGCACTGCTGACAAAAAGGCCCCTGAATCTTCGGCACCTTCTACTCCTAAACAAGAGGAGAAGAAGGAAGCGGCAACTGAGTCAGCGCCGAATCCTGTGGAAGAAAGATATAAGCCTGTTTCGGATGGACCAAGTCTCGCAGGGATCTTATTTAGGATCGTTCTTGTATTAGGGATTCTTTGTGGAGCTGCATATTGGGTCTTAAGGACTCTTGCAAAATCCAGAGAAGGTTCTCTTCCCGTTCGAGGAGAAATGAATCTTCTTGGGAGTTTGAACCTGGGCACGAACAAACAGTTACAAATCGTGGAAGTGACTGGGCAAATTTTCGTATTGGGTGTGGCGGATAACGGTATTAATTTAATTTCCGAAATTACGGATACGGAAACTAAGGCAAGGCTCCAGAGAATGAGAGACGAATTTAAACCTCCGGAAGGCGGTTTCTTAGTCACTGCTCTGGAACAATTAAAGGATTTGAATATTCGTCTGACCGGAAAGTCGGAAGATGAAGAACAAACTCTTCGCCAAACTCCAAGTGAAAGAAAAGAGAAACAGAGAAAACTCAAAGAGAAGTTAGACGAAATTAAGAAGGAAAGGAATAGTCTGGAGAACGGATTATTCGATTTGAACTAG
- the fliN gene encoding flagellar motor switch protein FliN, protein MGEGSLSQEEIDALLAGANDSFDPGSSMAAGGGSKEAAGLSPVDRDLLSDFLSHCFMTAGNTLAAILSKTSNFMNPTSEAKSRKDVEAELKSNTFLLYSTYSGNLNGRVVLAMGADNAARIANMMMGGFDSGGLDEGQLQTLRDSLTPIMGALQSQIAAKTGGGVNGSPAETRHVTSPAALVLPEGDPLVRTFFNLAIEGLPSFRVQFILSLSMANDILSLSKRSGGGGGGDYGGGGYQGGMGGGGISQVGMKGVSFPNLATASGAQGTPNLNLLMDVQMSVTVELGRTKMYIKDILGLGEGSIIELDKLAGEPVDLLVNGKLIAKGEVVVIDENFGVRVTDIVSPADRIKPESGGG, encoded by the coding sequence ATGGGTGAAGGATCCCTTTCCCAGGAAGAAATAGACGCCCTTTTAGCGGGTGCAAACGATTCATTTGATCCAGGCAGCAGCATGGCTGCCGGAGGCGGGTCCAAGGAAGCTGCCGGTCTTTCTCCGGTAGATAGGGATCTTCTGTCTGACTTTCTTTCTCATTGTTTTATGACTGCAGGGAATACCTTAGCAGCTATTCTTTCTAAAACTTCCAACTTCATGAATCCGACTTCCGAGGCAAAGTCCCGGAAGGATGTGGAAGCGGAACTTAAGTCCAACACGTTTTTATTATATTCTACCTATTCAGGAAATCTGAACGGAAGAGTTGTTCTTGCGATGGGGGCCGATAATGCGGCTCGTATCGCAAACATGATGATGGGTGGTTTCGATTCAGGCGGTCTGGACGAAGGCCAGCTCCAAACTCTAAGAGATAGTTTGACTCCTATTATGGGAGCGCTTCAATCTCAGATCGCTGCTAAGACAGGTGGCGGAGTGAATGGTTCTCCTGCTGAGACCAGGCATGTAACTTCTCCTGCCGCATTGGTGCTCCCGGAAGGTGATCCACTTGTGCGGACCTTCTTCAATTTAGCGATTGAAGGACTTCCATCTTTTAGAGTTCAGTTCATTCTATCTTTATCCATGGCGAATGATATTCTCTCCCTTTCCAAAAGATCCGGAGGAGGGGGAGGCGGAGATTATGGTGGCGGCGGCTACCAAGGTGGAATGGGCGGCGGAGGAATTTCCCAAGTAGGAATGAAGGGAGTTTCTTTCCCGAATCTTGCAACTGCAAGCGGCGCCCAAGGCACTCCGAACCTGAATCTTCTCATGGACGTTCAGATGTCCGTGACCGTGGAACTCGGAAGAACCAAGATGTATATTAAAGATATCTTAGGTTTGGGAGAAGGTTCCATCATAGAGTTGGACAAGTTGGCAGGTGAGCCGGTGGATCTTTTAGTGAACGGTAAGTTGATCGCGAAGGGAGAGGTTGTGGTCATCGACGAAAACTTCGGTGTGCGTGTAACGGATATCGTAAGTCCGGCCGATAGGATCAAGCCGGAGTCGGGAGGCGGATGA
- a CDS encoding DUF2283 domain-containing protein has translation MKITHFPETDSVYIDLSDRPSTETREVNTDLNIDLDAEGKLVGIDIHGNASQYVDLSSFLIETVET, from the coding sequence ATGAAAATTACCCATTTTCCTGAAACTGATTCTGTCTATATCGATTTATCTGACCGTCCTTCGACTGAAACCAGGGAAGTGAACACGGATCTGAATATCGATTTGGATGCGGAAGGCAAGCTTGTGGGGATCGACATCCATGGAAACGCTTCTCAATATGTGGACCTTTCTTCTTTTCTGATCGAGACAGTGGAGACCTGA
- a CDS encoding ArsR/SmtB family transcription factor, which yields MVKYETQSDRLSNTFAALADPTRREILLYLVSGEATVKELAEPFNMSLPGISKHLKVLEKAGLIERGREAQWRPCKIRPDGLKEASGWLDHYRHFWEESLDRLDAYLQQLQAQNKEPEK from the coding sequence ATGGTTAAATACGAGACACAATCCGATCGACTGAGCAATACTTTCGCCGCTTTGGCAGACCCAACCAGGAGGGAAATCCTTCTCTATTTAGTCTCCGGAGAAGCTACCGTAAAGGAATTGGCGGAACCTTTTAATATGAGCCTGCCCGGCATTTCTAAACACCTGAAGGTTTTGGAAAAAGCAGGGCTAATTGAAAGAGGAAGAGAGGCGCAATGGAGGCCCTGTAAGATCCGACCGGATGGTCTAAAGGAAGCTTCCGGTTGGTTGGATCATTACCGCCATTTCTGGGAAGAAAGTTTGGATCGTTTGGATGCATATCTACAACAACTCCAAGCTCAAAATAAAGAGCCGGAAAAATAG